Proteins encoded together in one Struthio camelus isolate bStrCam1 chromosome 19, bStrCam1.hap1, whole genome shotgun sequence window:
- the PIK3R6 gene encoding phosphoinositide 3-kinase regulatory subunit 6 isoform X1, protein MESTEVESDILRRVRTLLRELDGHHPAFQCDRGMLRWTLHKKIDQNPSNSSILVRILVKELERAERGDYRHYIIPLLHTLMYALIKAPCIPEDLCSRVYDFCKKLLTLPKPFCTIGLDYAVRLKMERTTPGMLYQRMVISEQSLKSDPYPYQEKVFIFADPELLSEAICNALVTDMEAARVFQSPQVCMSYVIIHAMQAVLGEGCDVNGLKGSLQDMPTSDIEHWFRQVVAAVECTGKEGSADRSQHVARLEEIYHAVLGAVPADDAPLGKLQGIPLPNPNISFHLWTEDDQLWKELVLFIRPPSQSCESDALSQDLDNFEIQDIISDCECCKQTRFSVLSTDSGIERDLPAAAEESIAPCSTETEQSRLQRKGGIKKKSTLLESVAFLQAGCNSPGVKQVMKPQRRPGITPEPAAPLQRLHTARIVLLGDDRILGRLAQAYHSLRKRETRRVFLTPRLNLQFYYIPVVMGQPNTLAVANCPATGREELCEVAGYLGRADPWYESNINTLCHMIPKLATMPSSPSKHLVTDLFLTDVIAYYVRMGIQPVCFQVYAVKIFFNDPAQEPAEDVFLTELRTSMQDSISQRELAMSKKKTTLDGPGIDLTVMYRKVVVSDRAKEVAISLRSTGLVMKAIPADEAEDLLCLNVNITEIIKSNNLSGRSFSAAANRLKTDNIKIRSTEQRPFMLCLDKDSRRAYRNVISVEASPCLEPSYCLQKTRTMKSNLHEAEDVGLVKYMPKSLLLPINTFAGIIQ, encoded by the exons ATGGAGAGCACAG AGGTGGAGTCGGATATCCTGCGCCGTGTGCGTACCCTGCTGCGAGAACTGGACGGACACCACCCGGCCTTCCAGTGTGACCGAG GGATGCTGCGATGGACCTTGCATAAAAAGATTGATCAGAATCCCAGCAACAGCTCCATCCTGGTTAGAATCCTGGTGAAAGAGCTAGAAAGG GCTGAAAGAGGTGACTACAGACATTACATCATCCCCTTGCTGCATACTCTGATGTACGCACTGATAAAG gCTCCCTGCATCCCCGAAGATCTCTGCAGCAGAGTGTATGATTTCTGTAAGAAATTGCTCACCCTGCCCAAACCTTTCTGCACCATTGGTTTGGACTATGCTGTCAGGCTGAAAATGGAAAGGACAACCCCAG GTATGTTGTACCAAAGAATGGTGATTTCCGAACAAAGTCTTAAAAGCGACCCATACCCTTATCAGGAAAA GGTTTTCATCTTTGCAGATCCAGAGCTGCTCTCCGAAGCCATCTGCAACGCACTGGTCACTGACATGGAGGCTGCTCGGGTTTTCCAGAGCCCGCAGGTGTGCATGTCTTACGTGATCATCCACGCCATGCAGGCCGTCCTGGGTGAGGGCTGTGACGTCAATGGCTTGAAGGGGAGCCTGCAG GACATGCCCACGAGCGACATAGAGCACTGGTTCCGGCAAGTGGTGGCGGCAGTTGAATGTACAGGAAAGGAAGGGAGTGCAGACCGCAGCCAGCACGTGGCGAGGTTGGAGGAGATTTACCACGCCGTTCTCGGCGCTGTGCCAGCAG ATGATGCTCCCTTGGGCAAGCTCCAGGGTATCCCTCTGCCCAATCCCAACATCAGCTTTCATCTCTGGACAGAAGACGACCAGCTCT GGAAGGAATTGGTGCTGTTCATCCGCCCACCGTCGCAGAGCTGCGAGTCGGATGCGCTGAGCCAGGACCTGGACAACTTTGAGATCCAGGACATCATTTCAGATTGCGAGTGCTGCAAGCAGACTCGCTTCTCTGTGCTCTCCACCGACAGTGGCATCGAGCGGGATctgcctgcagctgctgaggaGTCCATAGCCCCTTGCAGCACCGAGACAGAGCAATCTCGGCTCCAGAGGAAGGGTGGCATCAAGAAAAAGTCAACCCTGCTGGAGAGCGTGGCCTTCCTGCAGGCTGGCTGCAACAGTCCTGGGGTGAAGCAGGTGATGAAGCCGCAGAGGAGGCCAGGCATCACCCCAGAacctgcagccccactgcagagacTGCACACTGCCCGCATCGTGCTGCTGGGGGATGACAGGATCCTGGGGCGCTTGGCCCAAGCATATCACTCACTGAG gAAACGAGAAACACGACGAGTTTTCCTGACTCCAAGGCTGAATCTGCAGTTCTACTACATCCCGGTTGTGATGGGGCAACCAAATACATTGGCTGTTGCG AACTGCCCTGCTACtggccgtgaggagctctgcgaaGTGGCTGGGTACCTGGGCAGAGCCGACCCGTGGTACGAGAGCAACATCAACACGCTGTGCCACATGATTCCTAAACTGGCCACCATG CCTTCCTCTCCGAGTAAGCATCTTGTGACTGATCTGTTCCTCACTGATGTGATTGCATACTATGTCCGCATGGGCATCCAGCCCGTCTGCTTCCAGGTCTATGCAGTGAAG attttcttcaaTGACCCAGCGCAGGAGCCAGCTGAGGACGTGTTCCTCACAGAGCTGCGCACCAGCATGCAGGATAGCATCTCCCAGAGAG AATTAGCCATGTCCAAGAAGAAAACAACATTGGATGGCCCTGGCATAGATCTCACAGTAATGTACAGAAAG GTGGTGGTGAGTGATCGGGCAAAGGAGGTGGCAATCTCCCTGCGCTCCACAGGACTGGTGATGAAAGCCATCCCTGCTGATGAGGCTGAAG ATCTGCTGTGCCTGAATGTGAACATCACTGAAATCATCAAGAGCAACAACTTGTCAGGGAGGTCGTTCTCA GCTGCGGCAAACAGGTTGAAAACAGACAATATCAAAATCAGGAGCACAGAGCAGAGGCCTTTCATGCTGTGTCTGGACAAGGACAGCAGAAGAGCTTATAGGAACGTGATCAG CGTGGAAGCGTCTCCTTGCCTAGAGCCAAGCTACTGCTTGCAAAAGACAAGGACAATGAAATCCAACTTGCACGAAGCAGAGGATGTGGGGCTTGTGAAATACATGCCCAAGTCTCTGCTATTGCCCATCAACACGTTTGCAGGCATCATCCAGTGA
- the PIK3R6 gene encoding phosphoinositide 3-kinase regulatory subunit 6 isoform X4, producing the protein MESTEVESDILRRVRTLLRELDGHHPAFQCDRGMLRWTLHKKIDQNPSNSSILVRILVKELERAERGDYRHYIIPLLHTLMYALIKAPCIPEDLCSRVYDFCKKLLTLPKPFCTIGLDYAVRLKMERTTPGMLYQRMVISEQSLKSDPYPYQEKVFIFADPELLSEAICNALVTDMEAARVFQSPQVCMSYVIIHAMQAVLGEGCDVNGLKGSLQDMPTSDIEHWFRQVVAAVECTGKEGSADRSQHVARLEEIYHAVLGAVPADDAPLGKLQGIPLPNPNISFHLWTEDDQLWKELVLFIRPPSQSCESDALSQDLDNFEIQDIISDCECCKQTRFSVLSTDSGIERDLPAAAEESIAPCSTETEQSRLQRKGGIKKKSTLLESVAFLQAGCNSPGVKQVMKPQRRPGITPEPAAPLQRLHTARIVLLGDDRILGRLAQAYHSLRKRETRRVFLTPRLNLQFYYIPVVMGQPNTLAVANCPATGREELCEVAGYLGRADPWYESNINTLCHMIPKLATMPSSPSKHLVTDLFLTDVIAYYVRMGIQPVCFQVYAVKIFFNDPAQEPAEDVFLTELRTSMQDSISQRELAMSKKKTTLDGPGIDLTVMYRKVVVSDRAKEVAISLRSTGLVMKAIPADEAEDLLCLNVNITEIIKSNNLSGRSFSAAANRLKTDNIKIRSTEQRPFMLCLDKDSRRAYRNVIR; encoded by the exons ATGGAGAGCACAG AGGTGGAGTCGGATATCCTGCGCCGTGTGCGTACCCTGCTGCGAGAACTGGACGGACACCACCCGGCCTTCCAGTGTGACCGAG GGATGCTGCGATGGACCTTGCATAAAAAGATTGATCAGAATCCCAGCAACAGCTCCATCCTGGTTAGAATCCTGGTGAAAGAGCTAGAAAGG GCTGAAAGAGGTGACTACAGACATTACATCATCCCCTTGCTGCATACTCTGATGTACGCACTGATAAAG gCTCCCTGCATCCCCGAAGATCTCTGCAGCAGAGTGTATGATTTCTGTAAGAAATTGCTCACCCTGCCCAAACCTTTCTGCACCATTGGTTTGGACTATGCTGTCAGGCTGAAAATGGAAAGGACAACCCCAG GTATGTTGTACCAAAGAATGGTGATTTCCGAACAAAGTCTTAAAAGCGACCCATACCCTTATCAGGAAAA GGTTTTCATCTTTGCAGATCCAGAGCTGCTCTCCGAAGCCATCTGCAACGCACTGGTCACTGACATGGAGGCTGCTCGGGTTTTCCAGAGCCCGCAGGTGTGCATGTCTTACGTGATCATCCACGCCATGCAGGCCGTCCTGGGTGAGGGCTGTGACGTCAATGGCTTGAAGGGGAGCCTGCAG GACATGCCCACGAGCGACATAGAGCACTGGTTCCGGCAAGTGGTGGCGGCAGTTGAATGTACAGGAAAGGAAGGGAGTGCAGACCGCAGCCAGCACGTGGCGAGGTTGGAGGAGATTTACCACGCCGTTCTCGGCGCTGTGCCAGCAG ATGATGCTCCCTTGGGCAAGCTCCAGGGTATCCCTCTGCCCAATCCCAACATCAGCTTTCATCTCTGGACAGAAGACGACCAGCTCT GGAAGGAATTGGTGCTGTTCATCCGCCCACCGTCGCAGAGCTGCGAGTCGGATGCGCTGAGCCAGGACCTGGACAACTTTGAGATCCAGGACATCATTTCAGATTGCGAGTGCTGCAAGCAGACTCGCTTCTCTGTGCTCTCCACCGACAGTGGCATCGAGCGGGATctgcctgcagctgctgaggaGTCCATAGCCCCTTGCAGCACCGAGACAGAGCAATCTCGGCTCCAGAGGAAGGGTGGCATCAAGAAAAAGTCAACCCTGCTGGAGAGCGTGGCCTTCCTGCAGGCTGGCTGCAACAGTCCTGGGGTGAAGCAGGTGATGAAGCCGCAGAGGAGGCCAGGCATCACCCCAGAacctgcagccccactgcagagacTGCACACTGCCCGCATCGTGCTGCTGGGGGATGACAGGATCCTGGGGCGCTTGGCCCAAGCATATCACTCACTGAG gAAACGAGAAACACGACGAGTTTTCCTGACTCCAAGGCTGAATCTGCAGTTCTACTACATCCCGGTTGTGATGGGGCAACCAAATACATTGGCTGTTGCG AACTGCCCTGCTACtggccgtgaggagctctgcgaaGTGGCTGGGTACCTGGGCAGAGCCGACCCGTGGTACGAGAGCAACATCAACACGCTGTGCCACATGATTCCTAAACTGGCCACCATG CCTTCCTCTCCGAGTAAGCATCTTGTGACTGATCTGTTCCTCACTGATGTGATTGCATACTATGTCCGCATGGGCATCCAGCCCGTCTGCTTCCAGGTCTATGCAGTGAAG attttcttcaaTGACCCAGCGCAGGAGCCAGCTGAGGACGTGTTCCTCACAGAGCTGCGCACCAGCATGCAGGATAGCATCTCCCAGAGAG AATTAGCCATGTCCAAGAAGAAAACAACATTGGATGGCCCTGGCATAGATCTCACAGTAATGTACAGAAAG GTGGTGGTGAGTGATCGGGCAAAGGAGGTGGCAATCTCCCTGCGCTCCACAGGACTGGTGATGAAAGCCATCCCTGCTGATGAGGCTGAAG ATCTGCTGTGCCTGAATGTGAACATCACTGAAATCATCAAGAGCAACAACTTGTCAGGGAGGTCGTTCTCA GCTGCGGCAAACAGGTTGAAAACAGACAATATCAAAATCAGGAGCACAGAGCAGAGGCCTTTCATGCTGTGTCTGGACAAGGACAGCAGAAGAGCTTATAGGAACGTGATCAG GTAA
- the PIK3R6 gene encoding phosphoinositide 3-kinase regulatory subunit 6 isoform X3, producing the protein MESTEVESDILRRVRTLLRELDGHHPAFQCDRGMLRWTLHKKIDQNPSNSSILVRILVKELERAERGDYRHYIIPLLHTLMYALIKAPCIPEDLCSRVYDFCKKLLTLPKPFCTIGLDYAVRLKMERTTPGMLYQRMVISEQSLKSDPYPYQEKVFIFADPELLSEAICNALVTDMEAARVFQSPQVCMSYVIIHAMQAVLGEGCDVNGLKGSLQDMPTSDIEHWFRQVVAAVECTGKEGSADRSQHVARLEEIYHAVLGAVPADDAPLGKLQGIPLPNPNISFHLWTEDDQLWKELVLFIRPPSQSCESDALSQDLDNFEIQDIISDCECCKQTRFSVLSTDSGIERDLPAAAEESIAPCSTETEQSRLQRKGGIKKKSTLLESVAFLQAGCNSPGVKQVMKPQRRPGITPEPAAPLQRLHTARIVLLGDDRILGRLAQAYHSLRKRETRRVFLTPRLNLQFYYIPVVMGQPNTLAVANCPATGREELCEVAGYLGRADPWYESNINTLCHMIPKLATMPSSPSKHLVTDLFLTDVIAYYVRMGIQPVCFQVYAVKIFFNDPAQEPAEDVFLTELRTSMQDSISQRELAMSKKKTTLDGPGIDLTVMYRKVVVSDRAKEVAISLRSTGLVMKAIPADEAEDLLCLNVNITEIIKSNNLSGRSFSAAANRLKTDNIKIRSTEQRPFMLCLDKDSRRAYRNVIRSSAWPGTGRPGQGETVKHGLSPCIL; encoded by the exons ATGGAGAGCACAG AGGTGGAGTCGGATATCCTGCGCCGTGTGCGTACCCTGCTGCGAGAACTGGACGGACACCACCCGGCCTTCCAGTGTGACCGAG GGATGCTGCGATGGACCTTGCATAAAAAGATTGATCAGAATCCCAGCAACAGCTCCATCCTGGTTAGAATCCTGGTGAAAGAGCTAGAAAGG GCTGAAAGAGGTGACTACAGACATTACATCATCCCCTTGCTGCATACTCTGATGTACGCACTGATAAAG gCTCCCTGCATCCCCGAAGATCTCTGCAGCAGAGTGTATGATTTCTGTAAGAAATTGCTCACCCTGCCCAAACCTTTCTGCACCATTGGTTTGGACTATGCTGTCAGGCTGAAAATGGAAAGGACAACCCCAG GTATGTTGTACCAAAGAATGGTGATTTCCGAACAAAGTCTTAAAAGCGACCCATACCCTTATCAGGAAAA GGTTTTCATCTTTGCAGATCCAGAGCTGCTCTCCGAAGCCATCTGCAACGCACTGGTCACTGACATGGAGGCTGCTCGGGTTTTCCAGAGCCCGCAGGTGTGCATGTCTTACGTGATCATCCACGCCATGCAGGCCGTCCTGGGTGAGGGCTGTGACGTCAATGGCTTGAAGGGGAGCCTGCAG GACATGCCCACGAGCGACATAGAGCACTGGTTCCGGCAAGTGGTGGCGGCAGTTGAATGTACAGGAAAGGAAGGGAGTGCAGACCGCAGCCAGCACGTGGCGAGGTTGGAGGAGATTTACCACGCCGTTCTCGGCGCTGTGCCAGCAG ATGATGCTCCCTTGGGCAAGCTCCAGGGTATCCCTCTGCCCAATCCCAACATCAGCTTTCATCTCTGGACAGAAGACGACCAGCTCT GGAAGGAATTGGTGCTGTTCATCCGCCCACCGTCGCAGAGCTGCGAGTCGGATGCGCTGAGCCAGGACCTGGACAACTTTGAGATCCAGGACATCATTTCAGATTGCGAGTGCTGCAAGCAGACTCGCTTCTCTGTGCTCTCCACCGACAGTGGCATCGAGCGGGATctgcctgcagctgctgaggaGTCCATAGCCCCTTGCAGCACCGAGACAGAGCAATCTCGGCTCCAGAGGAAGGGTGGCATCAAGAAAAAGTCAACCCTGCTGGAGAGCGTGGCCTTCCTGCAGGCTGGCTGCAACAGTCCTGGGGTGAAGCAGGTGATGAAGCCGCAGAGGAGGCCAGGCATCACCCCAGAacctgcagccccactgcagagacTGCACACTGCCCGCATCGTGCTGCTGGGGGATGACAGGATCCTGGGGCGCTTGGCCCAAGCATATCACTCACTGAG gAAACGAGAAACACGACGAGTTTTCCTGACTCCAAGGCTGAATCTGCAGTTCTACTACATCCCGGTTGTGATGGGGCAACCAAATACATTGGCTGTTGCG AACTGCCCTGCTACtggccgtgaggagctctgcgaaGTGGCTGGGTACCTGGGCAGAGCCGACCCGTGGTACGAGAGCAACATCAACACGCTGTGCCACATGATTCCTAAACTGGCCACCATG CCTTCCTCTCCGAGTAAGCATCTTGTGACTGATCTGTTCCTCACTGATGTGATTGCATACTATGTCCGCATGGGCATCCAGCCCGTCTGCTTCCAGGTCTATGCAGTGAAG attttcttcaaTGACCCAGCGCAGGAGCCAGCTGAGGACGTGTTCCTCACAGAGCTGCGCACCAGCATGCAGGATAGCATCTCCCAGAGAG AATTAGCCATGTCCAAGAAGAAAACAACATTGGATGGCCCTGGCATAGATCTCACAGTAATGTACAGAAAG GTGGTGGTGAGTGATCGGGCAAAGGAGGTGGCAATCTCCCTGCGCTCCACAGGACTGGTGATGAAAGCCATCCCTGCTGATGAGGCTGAAG ATCTGCTGTGCCTGAATGTGAACATCACTGAAATCATCAAGAGCAACAACTTGTCAGGGAGGTCGTTCTCA GCTGCGGCAAACAGGTTGAAAACAGACAATATCAAAATCAGGAGCACAGAGCAGAGGCCTTTCATGCTGTGTCTGGACAAGGACAGCAGAAGAGCTTATAGGAACGTGATCAG GTCCAGTGCTTGGCCTGGCACAGGTAGGCCTGGGCAGGGAGAGACGGTGAAACATGGACTTTCCCCATGCATCCTCTAA
- the PIK3R6 gene encoding phosphoinositide 3-kinase regulatory subunit 6 isoform X2, which produces MESTEVESDILRRVRTLLRELDGHHPAFQCDRGMLRWTLHKKIDQNPSNSSILVRILVKELERAERGDYRHYIIPLLHTLMYALIKAPCIPEDLCSRVYDFCKKLLTLPKPFCTIGLDYAVRLKMERTTPGMLYQRMVISEQSLKSDPYPYQEKVFIFADPELLSEAICNALVTDMEAARVFQSPQVCMSYVIIHAMQAVLGEGCDVNGLKGSLQDMPTSDIEHWFRQVVAAVECTGKEGSADRSQHVARLEEIYHAVLGAVPADDAPLGKLQGIPLPNPNISFHLWTEDDQLWKELVLFIRPPSQSCESDALSQDLDNFEIQDIISDCECCKQTRFSVLSTDSGIERDLPAAAEESIAPCSTETEQSRLQRKGGIKKKSTLLESVAFLQAGCNSPGVKQVMKPQRRPGITPEPAAPLQRLHTARIVLLGDDRILGRLAQAYHSLRKRETRRVFLTPRLNLQFYYIPVVMGQPNTLAVANCPATGREELCEVAGYLGRADPWYESNINTLCHMIPKLATMPSSPSKHLVTDLFLTDVIAYYVRMGIQPVCFQVYAVKIFFNDPAQEPAEDVFLTELRTSMQDSISQRELAMSKKKTTLDGPGIDLTVMYRKVVVSDRAKEVAISLRSTGLVMKAIPADEAEDLLCLNVNITEIIKSNNLSGRSFSAAANRLKTDNIKIRSTEQRPFMLCLDKDSRRAYRNVIRGYMLCYTEGISMSTELFCEGMDRNG; this is translated from the exons ATGGAGAGCACAG AGGTGGAGTCGGATATCCTGCGCCGTGTGCGTACCCTGCTGCGAGAACTGGACGGACACCACCCGGCCTTCCAGTGTGACCGAG GGATGCTGCGATGGACCTTGCATAAAAAGATTGATCAGAATCCCAGCAACAGCTCCATCCTGGTTAGAATCCTGGTGAAAGAGCTAGAAAGG GCTGAAAGAGGTGACTACAGACATTACATCATCCCCTTGCTGCATACTCTGATGTACGCACTGATAAAG gCTCCCTGCATCCCCGAAGATCTCTGCAGCAGAGTGTATGATTTCTGTAAGAAATTGCTCACCCTGCCCAAACCTTTCTGCACCATTGGTTTGGACTATGCTGTCAGGCTGAAAATGGAAAGGACAACCCCAG GTATGTTGTACCAAAGAATGGTGATTTCCGAACAAAGTCTTAAAAGCGACCCATACCCTTATCAGGAAAA GGTTTTCATCTTTGCAGATCCAGAGCTGCTCTCCGAAGCCATCTGCAACGCACTGGTCACTGACATGGAGGCTGCTCGGGTTTTCCAGAGCCCGCAGGTGTGCATGTCTTACGTGATCATCCACGCCATGCAGGCCGTCCTGGGTGAGGGCTGTGACGTCAATGGCTTGAAGGGGAGCCTGCAG GACATGCCCACGAGCGACATAGAGCACTGGTTCCGGCAAGTGGTGGCGGCAGTTGAATGTACAGGAAAGGAAGGGAGTGCAGACCGCAGCCAGCACGTGGCGAGGTTGGAGGAGATTTACCACGCCGTTCTCGGCGCTGTGCCAGCAG ATGATGCTCCCTTGGGCAAGCTCCAGGGTATCCCTCTGCCCAATCCCAACATCAGCTTTCATCTCTGGACAGAAGACGACCAGCTCT GGAAGGAATTGGTGCTGTTCATCCGCCCACCGTCGCAGAGCTGCGAGTCGGATGCGCTGAGCCAGGACCTGGACAACTTTGAGATCCAGGACATCATTTCAGATTGCGAGTGCTGCAAGCAGACTCGCTTCTCTGTGCTCTCCACCGACAGTGGCATCGAGCGGGATctgcctgcagctgctgaggaGTCCATAGCCCCTTGCAGCACCGAGACAGAGCAATCTCGGCTCCAGAGGAAGGGTGGCATCAAGAAAAAGTCAACCCTGCTGGAGAGCGTGGCCTTCCTGCAGGCTGGCTGCAACAGTCCTGGGGTGAAGCAGGTGATGAAGCCGCAGAGGAGGCCAGGCATCACCCCAGAacctgcagccccactgcagagacTGCACACTGCCCGCATCGTGCTGCTGGGGGATGACAGGATCCTGGGGCGCTTGGCCCAAGCATATCACTCACTGAG gAAACGAGAAACACGACGAGTTTTCCTGACTCCAAGGCTGAATCTGCAGTTCTACTACATCCCGGTTGTGATGGGGCAACCAAATACATTGGCTGTTGCG AACTGCCCTGCTACtggccgtgaggagctctgcgaaGTGGCTGGGTACCTGGGCAGAGCCGACCCGTGGTACGAGAGCAACATCAACACGCTGTGCCACATGATTCCTAAACTGGCCACCATG CCTTCCTCTCCGAGTAAGCATCTTGTGACTGATCTGTTCCTCACTGATGTGATTGCATACTATGTCCGCATGGGCATCCAGCCCGTCTGCTTCCAGGTCTATGCAGTGAAG attttcttcaaTGACCCAGCGCAGGAGCCAGCTGAGGACGTGTTCCTCACAGAGCTGCGCACCAGCATGCAGGATAGCATCTCCCAGAGAG AATTAGCCATGTCCAAGAAGAAAACAACATTGGATGGCCCTGGCATAGATCTCACAGTAATGTACAGAAAG GTGGTGGTGAGTGATCGGGCAAAGGAGGTGGCAATCTCCCTGCGCTCCACAGGACTGGTGATGAAAGCCATCCCTGCTGATGAGGCTGAAG ATCTGCTGTGCCTGAATGTGAACATCACTGAAATCATCAAGAGCAACAACTTGTCAGGGAGGTCGTTCTCA GCTGCGGCAAACAGGTTGAAAACAGACAATATCAAAATCAGGAGCACAGAGCAGAGGCCTTTCATGCTGTGTCTGGACAAGGACAGCAGAAGAGCTTATAGGAACGTGATCAG GGGCTACATGCTGTGTTACACAGAGGGAATCTCCATGTCCACAGAGCTCTTTTGTGAAGGGATGGACAGAAATGGCTGA
- the PIK3R6 gene encoding phosphoinositide 3-kinase regulatory subunit 6 isoform X5, with translation MESTEVESDILRRVRTLLRELDGHHPAFQCDRGMLRWTLHKKIDQNPSNSSILVRILVKELERAERGDYRHYIIPLLHTLMYALIKAPCIPEDLCSRVYDFCKKLLTLPKPFCTIGLDYAVRLKMERTTPGMLYQRMVISEQSLKSDPYPYQEKVFIFADPELLSEAICNALVTDMEAARVFQSPQVCMSYVIIHAMQAVLGEGCDVNGLKGSLQDMPTSDIEHWFRQVVAAVECTGKEGSADRSQHVARLEEIYHAVLGAVPADDAPLGKLQGIPLPNPNISFHLWTEDDQLWKELVLFIRPPSQSCESDALSQDLDNFEIQDIISDCECCKQTRFSVLSTDSGIERDLPAAAEESIAPCSTETEQSRLQRKGGIKKKSTLLESVAFLQAGCNSPGVKQVMKPQRRPGITPEPAAPLQRLHTARIVLLGDDRILGRLAQAYHSLRKRETRRVFLTPRLNLQFYYIPVVMGQPNTLAVANCPATGREELCEVAGYLGRADPWYESNINTLCHMIPKLATMPSSPSKHLVTDLFLTDVIAYYVRMGIQPVCFQVYAVKIFFNDPAQEPAEDVFLTELRTSMQDSISQRELAMSKKKTTLDGPGIDLTVMYRK, from the exons ATGGAGAGCACAG AGGTGGAGTCGGATATCCTGCGCCGTGTGCGTACCCTGCTGCGAGAACTGGACGGACACCACCCGGCCTTCCAGTGTGACCGAG GGATGCTGCGATGGACCTTGCATAAAAAGATTGATCAGAATCCCAGCAACAGCTCCATCCTGGTTAGAATCCTGGTGAAAGAGCTAGAAAGG GCTGAAAGAGGTGACTACAGACATTACATCATCCCCTTGCTGCATACTCTGATGTACGCACTGATAAAG gCTCCCTGCATCCCCGAAGATCTCTGCAGCAGAGTGTATGATTTCTGTAAGAAATTGCTCACCCTGCCCAAACCTTTCTGCACCATTGGTTTGGACTATGCTGTCAGGCTGAAAATGGAAAGGACAACCCCAG GTATGTTGTACCAAAGAATGGTGATTTCCGAACAAAGTCTTAAAAGCGACCCATACCCTTATCAGGAAAA GGTTTTCATCTTTGCAGATCCAGAGCTGCTCTCCGAAGCCATCTGCAACGCACTGGTCACTGACATGGAGGCTGCTCGGGTTTTCCAGAGCCCGCAGGTGTGCATGTCTTACGTGATCATCCACGCCATGCAGGCCGTCCTGGGTGAGGGCTGTGACGTCAATGGCTTGAAGGGGAGCCTGCAG GACATGCCCACGAGCGACATAGAGCACTGGTTCCGGCAAGTGGTGGCGGCAGTTGAATGTACAGGAAAGGAAGGGAGTGCAGACCGCAGCCAGCACGTGGCGAGGTTGGAGGAGATTTACCACGCCGTTCTCGGCGCTGTGCCAGCAG ATGATGCTCCCTTGGGCAAGCTCCAGGGTATCCCTCTGCCCAATCCCAACATCAGCTTTCATCTCTGGACAGAAGACGACCAGCTCT GGAAGGAATTGGTGCTGTTCATCCGCCCACCGTCGCAGAGCTGCGAGTCGGATGCGCTGAGCCAGGACCTGGACAACTTTGAGATCCAGGACATCATTTCAGATTGCGAGTGCTGCAAGCAGACTCGCTTCTCTGTGCTCTCCACCGACAGTGGCATCGAGCGGGATctgcctgcagctgctgaggaGTCCATAGCCCCTTGCAGCACCGAGACAGAGCAATCTCGGCTCCAGAGGAAGGGTGGCATCAAGAAAAAGTCAACCCTGCTGGAGAGCGTGGCCTTCCTGCAGGCTGGCTGCAACAGTCCTGGGGTGAAGCAGGTGATGAAGCCGCAGAGGAGGCCAGGCATCACCCCAGAacctgcagccccactgcagagacTGCACACTGCCCGCATCGTGCTGCTGGGGGATGACAGGATCCTGGGGCGCTTGGCCCAAGCATATCACTCACTGAG gAAACGAGAAACACGACGAGTTTTCCTGACTCCAAGGCTGAATCTGCAGTTCTACTACATCCCGGTTGTGATGGGGCAACCAAATACATTGGCTGTTGCG AACTGCCCTGCTACtggccgtgaggagctctgcgaaGTGGCTGGGTACCTGGGCAGAGCCGACCCGTGGTACGAGAGCAACATCAACACGCTGTGCCACATGATTCCTAAACTGGCCACCATG CCTTCCTCTCCGAGTAAGCATCTTGTGACTGATCTGTTCCTCACTGATGTGATTGCATACTATGTCCGCATGGGCATCCAGCCCGTCTGCTTCCAGGTCTATGCAGTGAAG attttcttcaaTGACCCAGCGCAGGAGCCAGCTGAGGACGTGTTCCTCACAGAGCTGCGCACCAGCATGCAGGATAGCATCTCCCAGAGAG AATTAGCCATGTCCAAGAAGAAAACAACATTGGATGGCCCTGGCATAGATCTCACAGTAATGTACAGAAAG tag